A region of candidate division WOR-3 bacterium DNA encodes the following proteins:
- a CDS encoding lysylphosphatidylglycerol synthase domain-containing protein, which translates to MNPAAGNPRKKLRWLRYTLGIAIVIISFYFLISRLLRDWQQIPFSELRFNPVLLILSYLILLCLHFPLGGYAWKLILAGLGENLPALRCTAIITVTQLGKYAPGKVWFTLGRMSFAKRDGIPEAKTLTSVVIETGFLLLAAIFLFAIAVLLLPRAVVPKGVYYSFLLAPITLIVTYPPILNRILKPLLRWFKQPLFSLELSYPRLLAILGVYVLDWFVQGIGCFVLINSFYPLSLSHLPILLGGYSISWILGFIILIAPAGLGVREGIYTFILKLVMPQTIAIISALITRVWMSTAEVAMALICLPLLRKGLKESEKTFRR; encoded by the coding sequence ATGAATCCCGCTGCCGGCAACCCCCGGAAGAAACTGCGCTGGCTCCGCTACACCCTCGGCATTGCCATTGTCATTATTTCCTTTTACTTCCTTATCAGCCGGCTTTTGCGCGACTGGCAACAGATTCCGTTCTCCGAACTTCGCTTTAACCCGGTTCTTTTGATTCTTTCCTATCTTATCCTGCTTTGTCTTCATTTCCCCCTCGGTGGTTACGCCTGGAAACTGATACTTGCCGGTCTTGGTGAAAATTTGCCGGCGCTGCGCTGCACCGCCATCATCACCGTCACCCAGTTGGGCAAGTATGCACCGGGCAAGGTCTGGTTCACATTGGGAAGGATGTCGTTTGCAAAAAGGGATGGGATTCCTGAAGCCAAAACCTTAACCAGCGTCGTAATTGAAACCGGCTTTCTCCTCCTTGCCGCCATCTTTCTGTTTGCGATTGCGGTTCTCCTTTTACCCCGCGCGGTTGTTCCCAAAGGGGTCTATTATTCGTTTCTTTTGGCACCCATCACCCTTATCGTGACCTATCCGCCCATCCTCAACCGGATATTAAAGCCCCTGCTCAGATGGTTCAAACAGCCCCTTTTTTCATTAGAACTCTCCTATCCCCGGCTCCTCGCCATCCTTGGGGTTTATGTCCTTGACTGGTTTGTTCAGGGTATCGGCTGCTTTGTCTTAATCAACTCATTTTATCCCCTTTCCCTTTCCCACCTGCCAATTCTTTTAGGTGGTTATTCCATCTCCTGGATTCTTGGCTTTATCATCCTTATCGCACCGGCGGGTCTGGGTGTGCGTGAGGGGATTTACACCTTCATTCTCAAACTGGTAATGCCCCAGACGATTGCTATCATATCAGCGTTGATAACAAGAGTCTGGATGAGTACCGCAGAAGTGGCGATGGCTTTAATCTGCCTGCCCTTATTACGCAAGGGTTTGAAAGAGTCCGAAAAAACTTTCAGGAGGTGA
- a CDS encoding RnfABCDGE type electron transport complex subunit D, with protein sequence MSEQKSTLLVTASPHIFSPVNVSKLMWAVVFALLPAFAGSIYFFGLRALLIVLISTFSAVLFDAVAQLLFGRRVTIGDGSAVITGILLGFNLPPNVPWWLPVAGSGFAMVVAKQFFGGLGHNFINPALAGRAFLVASWPTQMTTSYLAPRGGLIPALSQDALKVCTDAVTSATPLNVLKQGSKLVLPGCDPRLLYEQLQSWSTLKRLFFGNTGGCIGETSALLLLIGGILLIAMKVIDWRIPLSYLLTVAGLVLILPGNKANLLNYTLFHLLSGGLMLGAFYMATDYVTSPLTHKGRVIFGIGCGILTVVIRLWGGYPEGVCYSILLMNVATPLIDRLTLPRVFGTRMRR encoded by the coding sequence ATGAGTGAACAAAAATCAACCCTGCTCGTAACCGCATCACCCCATATTTTCTCACCAGTGAATGTTAGCAAACTGATGTGGGCGGTGGTATTTGCCCTCCTGCCAGCATTTGCCGGCTCAATCTACTTCTTCGGTCTCAGGGCGCTCCTGATTGTTCTCATCAGCACATTCTCGGCGGTTCTTTTTGATGCGGTTGCTCAACTTTTGTTTGGACGCAGAGTGACAATCGGTGATGGCAGTGCGGTCATCACCGGAATCCTTTTGGGCTTTAACCTGCCACCCAATGTGCCCTGGTGGTTGCCGGTTGCGGGTAGCGGTTTTGCGATGGTTGTTGCCAAGCAGTTCTTTGGCGGTTTGGGTCATAATTTTATCAACCCCGCACTTGCCGGCAGGGCGTTTCTTGTTGCCTCCTGGCCAACGCAGATGACAACATCCTATCTTGCCCCGCGTGGTGGTCTTATCCCTGCGCTTTCGCAGGATGCGCTTAAAGTCTGCACCGATGCGGTTACGAGCGCAACTCCACTCAATGTGTTAAAGCAGGGAAGTAAATTGGTTTTACCCGGCTGCGACCCCAGGCTTCTTTATGAACAGCTCCAGTCCTGGTCAACACTGAAGAGGCTTTTCTTTGGCAATACCGGCGGCTGCATTGGTGAGACTTCAGCCCTTTTACTTTTAATCGGTGGCATCCTCCTTATCGCCATGAAGGTAATTGACTGGCGCATACCCCTGTCCTATCTCTTAACCGTTGCCGGTCTGGTTCTGATTTTACCTGGGAATAAAGCCAATCTTTTGAACTACACCTTGTTTCACCTTTTGTCTGGCGGTCTGATGCTCGGTGCATTTTATATGGCAACCGACTATGTCACCTCACCTTTAACCCATAAAGGCAGGGTCATCTTTGGTATCGGCTGCGGGATTCTGACGGTTGTTATCAGGCTCTGGGGTGGTTATCCTGAAGGGGTATGCTACTCAATCCTGTTGATGAATGTTGCCACACCCTTGATTGACCGGCTTACCCTGCCCAGGGTTTTTGGCACAAGGATGCGGAGATGA
- a CDS encoding glycosyltransferase family 4 protein, giving the protein MKVLYIATAYPRSENDVITPWLVETIRRLQARGVHITMFTSAYAGLGDQVIFGTPVKRFRYFFSRWEKLTHDETAIDRVQKGFLNKILAIFYLICGTFAVWRLCRKERYDIIHIHWPLPHFLFGYVAARTCSAPTVISFHGAELMAVRHRFKILRPFLRWAIAKAQRVTANSNHTVRAIQELFNRPVDIIPFGAALPEEQVEMEEQEEAREEKRVLFVGRLVERKGVRYLIEAAKFLSRHYKIRVNIVGNGPELPALKKLVQGLKLEGVVLFHGQVSAESLQRHYKNCDIFVLPAIIDSKGDTEGLGVVIIEAMSYKKPVVASAVGGVTDLVISEKTGLAVPPADSEALAKAIERLLTDSELAHRLAQAGYEHIQKNYSWQAIIDRLMNLYQDLFQ; this is encoded by the coding sequence ATGAAAGTCCTTTATATTGCCACCGCCTATCCCCGCTCGGAAAATGATGTTATCACCCCGTGGCTGGTTGAAACCATCCGGCGGCTTCAGGCACGGGGTGTTCACATCACAATGTTTACCTCTGCCTATGCCGGGTTGGGTGACCAGGTAATATTCGGCACGCCGGTCAAACGGTTTCGCTATTTTTTCTCCCGCTGGGAAAAACTGACCCATGACGAGACCGCGATTGACCGGGTGCAAAAGGGGTTTTTGAACAAAATCCTCGCCATCTTCTATCTTATCTGCGGCACCTTTGCGGTCTGGCGCCTATGCCGTAAAGAAAGATATGACATCATCCACATCCACTGGCCTTTGCCTCACTTCCTGTTCGGTTATGTTGCCGCCCGCACCTGCTCGGCACCGACGGTCATAAGTTTTCATGGTGCAGAACTGATGGCGGTGAGACACAGGTTCAAAATCCTGCGTCCGTTTTTGCGCTGGGCAATCGCCAAGGCGCAGCGCGTTACCGCCAATTCAAACCATACGGTGAGGGCGATTCAGGAGCTCTTCAACCGTCCTGTTGACATCATTCCGTTTGGCGCTGCCCTACCCGAGGAACAGGTAGAGATGGAGGAGCAGGAGGAGGCAAGGGAGGAGAAAAGGGTTCTGTTTGTTGGCAGGCTGGTTGAACGGAAGGGTGTCCGGTATCTGATTGAGGCCGCTAAGTTCCTTTCCCGACATTACAAAATCAGGGTCAACATCGTTGGGAATGGACCAGAACTACCCGCGCTCAAAAAACTTGTCCAAGGGCTGAAGCTTGAAGGTGTCGTCCTCTTTCACGGTCAGGTTTCCGCAGAAAGTTTGCAGAGGCATTATAAAAACTGTGATATCTTTGTCCTGCCCGCGATTATTGACTCCAAGGGCGACACCGAAGGTTTGGGTGTGGTGATTATTGAGGCGATGAGCTATAAAAAGCCGGTTGTTGCCTCGGCGGTTGGTGGCGTCACCGATTTGGTCATTTCTGAAAAGACCGGACTGGCGGTTCCACCCGCGGACAGCGAGGCGCTGGCAAAGGCAATTGAGCGGTTACTAACAGATAGCGAACTTGCCCATCGTCTTGCCCAGGCAGGTTATGAACACATTCAGAAAAACTACTCCTGGCAGGCGATTATTGACCGTCTGATGAATCTCTACCAAGATTTATTTCAATGA
- a CDS encoding RnfABCDGE type electron transport complex subunit A: protein MNSAKIFLAAFLVNNIILMRFIGLCPFFGVSTSVSTSIGMSAAVLFVMLLASWVSWILYHTLLLPLGLVFLRTAVFILVIAALVQFVEMFLKRYIRNLYSAMGIYLPLITTNCAILAVTFFNINYKFNLLQATIFALGTAFGFALAIILFAAIRERLEDAPISPAFKGYPIAFIGAALVSLAFMGFTALFGIS, encoded by the coding sequence ATGAACAGCGCCAAAATCTTCCTTGCCGCCTTTTTGGTCAATAACATCATCCTGATGCGCTTTATCGGTCTGTGTCCGTTCTTCGGTGTTTCCACCTCGGTTTCAACATCAATCGGTATGAGCGCAGCGGTCCTATTTGTGATGCTTTTAGCATCCTGGGTCTCCTGGATTTTATACCATACCCTGCTTTTACCCCTTGGACTGGTATTTCTGCGCACCGCGGTCTTTATCCTCGTGATTGCCGCCTTGGTCCAGTTTGTGGAGATGTTTCTCAAAAGGTATATCCGCAACCTCTACTCGGCAATGGGCATCTATCTGCCACTTATCACCACCAACTGCGCCATCCTGGCGGTGACATTCTTTAACATCAACTACAAGTTCAACCTCCTCCAGGCAACCATCTTTGCCCTGGGCACCGCCTTTGGCTTTGCCCTTGCCATCATCCTTTTTGCCGCAATTCGGGAGCGGCTTGAGGATGCGCCCATCAGCCCGGCATTCAAGGGTTATCCGATTGCCTTTATCGGTGCGGCGCTGGTCTCGCTCGCATTTATGGGCTTTACCGCACTTTTCGGCATCTCATAA
- the rpsT gene encoding 30S ribosomal protein S20, whose translation MAKRTASGIKQARKDARRRLRNRIRRLALKRAVKAVRTAQTREEALKAFVAAQSVIDRSAKTRLIHPNAASRLKSRLMRAISYLK comes from the coding sequence TTGGCAAAGAGAACCGCTTCTGGAATCAAGCAGGCACGCAAGGATGCACGCCGCCGCCTGCGCAATCGCATCCGCCGGCTCGCTTTGAAAAGGGCGGTGAAGGCGGTGCGCACCGCCCAGACCAGGGAGGAGGCGCTGAAGGCATTTGTTGCTGCCCAGTCGGTCATTGACCGCTCCGCAAAAACCCGGCTCATTCACCCCAACGCTGCCAGCCGCCTGAAGTCGCGCCTGATGCGGGCAATCTCCTACCTGAAATAA
- the rsxC gene encoding electron transport complex subunit RsxC, which produces MVKFRGGIHPREEKEATAYKPIEVAPLPSRAYIPLSQHLGAPSKPVVKKGDKVFTGTTIGEPQGTVSVPTHSSISGTVFDVTEMPHPLTGRPTTTVIIDSDGNDTLDVSIKRQEITQLNPERIISAVKQAGIVGLGGAAFPTFFKMSPPKDKPIDTLIINGCECEPCLTADHRLMLEKPNEIVEGAGFIAQALGVKNVYIAIEDNKPDAILVMREAAERAGFNVVRLKTKYPQGAEKQLIKACLNREVPSGGLPFEVGCIVQNVGTAYAVREAVLFNRPLFERVVTVTGAGVKEPKNLLVRIGTPIRNLIDFCGGYNGEPKKIIMGGPMMGIALGSDQVPVLKGTSGVLIFNQVKEEKEQDCIRCGRCIEACPMGLSPTRLNYHIKAKRFAAAKSDHLLDCIECGCCAYVCPAKIRLVHNFKFGKAEIARLKV; this is translated from the coding sequence ATGGTAAAGTTTCGCGGTGGAATCCACCCCCGGGAGGAGAAGGAGGCAACCGCATACAAGCCGATTGAGGTTGCCCCATTACCTTCGCGGGCTTATATTCCCCTTTCCCAACACCTCGGCGCACCTTCAAAGCCGGTGGTGAAGAAGGGTGATAAGGTATTTACCGGCACGACGATTGGCGAGCCACAAGGAACGGTTTCAGTGCCCACCCATTCCTCAATATCCGGCACCGTTTTTGATGTCACGGAAATGCCCCACCCTTTAACCGGAAGGCCGACAACAACGGTAATCATTGACTCGGACGGTAACGACACCCTTGATGTGTCCATCAAAAGGCAGGAGATAACCCAATTAAACCCGGAAAGAATAATCTCCGCGGTAAAACAGGCGGGGATAGTTGGTCTGGGTGGTGCGGCATTTCCAACATTCTTCAAAATGTCACCGCCCAAGGACAAGCCCATTGACACACTCATCATCAACGGCTGTGAGTGCGAGCCCTGTCTTACCGCTGACCACCGGTTGATGCTCGAAAAACCCAATGAGATTGTTGAGGGTGCAGGGTTTATCGCGCAGGCGCTCGGGGTAAAAAATGTTTATATTGCCATCGAGGACAACAAGCCTGATGCGATTTTGGTGATGAGGGAGGCGGCAGAAAGGGCTGGTTTCAATGTTGTCCGGCTGAAAACAAAGTATCCCCAGGGTGCGGAAAAGCAGCTTATCAAAGCCTGCCTGAATCGGGAGGTTCCTTCTGGTGGACTGCCTTTTGAGGTTGGCTGCATTGTTCAGAATGTTGGCACCGCCTATGCGGTTCGGGAGGCAGTTCTCTTCAACCGTCCGCTTTTTGAGCGGGTTGTCACTGTTACCGGTGCGGGAGTAAAGGAGCCCAAAAACCTCCTGGTGAGAATCGGGACACCTATCAGGAATCTGATTGATTTCTGCGGTGGCTACAATGGGGAGCCGAAAAAGATAATTATGGGTGGTCCGATGATGGGAATAGCGCTCGGTTCTGACCAGGTGCCGGTATTGAAAGGGACATCCGGGGTTTTAATCTTTAACCAGGTTAAAGAGGAAAAGGAGCAGGATTGCATCCGTTGCGGCAGGTGCATTGAAGCCTGTCCGATGGGGCTTTCGCCAACCCGCTTGAATTACCATATCAAGGCAAAAAGGTTCGCCGCAGCAAAGTCAGACCATCTCCTTGACTGTATTGAGTGCGGCTGCTGCGCCTATGTCTGCCCGGCAAAAATCAGGCTGGTTCATAACTTCAAGTTCGGTAAGGCAGAGATTGCCCGGCTAAAGGTGTAA
- a CDS encoding FMN-binding protein yields the protein MKENRVWMVLSLFIVCVISAFALAQIYNLTLPKIEYQRNVLAIKLAFTAVMPDADRFEPVTPDSSVWFAYQGENRIGSILRVASQGYGGPVPVTAGIDIEGRVVAIKVASASEGLKETPGLGLKATEPQFRDQFKGKTASEIRLTKDGGKIEAITGATITSRAVCDGLRAAMEKYAQMLKPSLGVEDEQ from the coding sequence ATGAAGGAAAATAGGGTCTGGATGGTTCTTTCCCTTTTCATCGTGTGTGTTATATCCGCCTTTGCCCTTGCCCAGATTTACAACCTTACCTTGCCCAAGATTGAGTATCAGCGCAATGTTCTGGCAATCAAACTGGCTTTTACCGCGGTAATGCCTGATGCTGACCGGTTTGAACCGGTTACACCTGACTCCAGTGTCTGGTTTGCCTATCAAGGTGAAAACCGCATCGGCTCAATCCTGCGGGTTGCGAGTCAGGGCTATGGCGGACCGGTGCCGGTTACCGCTGGCATTGATATTGAAGGCAGGGTAGTTGCAATTAAGGTGGCGAGCGCTTCTGAAGGCTTGAAGGAAACCCCTGGTCTTGGTCTCAAGGCAACTGAGCCACAATTTCGCGACCAGTTTAAGGGTAAGACCGCATCAGAGATAAGATTGACCAAGGATGGTGGCAAAATTGAGGCGATAACCGGTGCCACCATCACCTCGCGCGCGGTTTGCGATGGTCTGCGCGCAGCAATGGAAAAATATGCACAGATGCTAAAACCATCTTTAGGGGTTGAAGATGAACAGTAA
- a CDS encoding RnfABCDGE type electron transport complex subunit E: MNSKPSRISYLTSGIIKENPTLILMIGLCPTLATTVTARDGLGMALAASFVLICSNIVISLIRKIVPDSVRIPIFIIIISTFVTIIDYVMQAYQPDLYRVLGVFVPLIVVNCIILGRAEAFAYHHGIIDSFLDGLGKSIGFALVLFIMGALRELFGNGTFFGKPVMPSAYRSAPMLFAIFPPGAFFLIGLLKALVNKLGWGKS, encoded by the coding sequence ATGAACAGTAAACCGTCACGCATCAGTTATCTCACCTCAGGGATAATCAAGGAAAACCCGACCCTGATTCTGATGATTGGACTATGCCCGACACTTGCCACCACGGTTACCGCCCGTGACGGTCTGGGTATGGCGCTTGCCGCATCGTTTGTCCTAATCTGCTCAAACATCGTCATCTCCCTGATCCGCAAAATTGTTCCTGATTCGGTCCGCATCCCCATCTTCATCATCATCATCTCCACCTTTGTCACAATAATTGACTATGTGATGCAGGCGTATCAGCCTGACCTTTACCGGGTTCTGGGCGTGTTTGTTCCTTTGATTGTTGTCAACTGCATCATCCTTGGCAGAGCCGAGGCGTTTGCCTATCACCATGGCATCATTGACTCATTCCTTGATGGCTTGGGCAAGTCAATCGGCTTTGCCCTGGTTCTGTTCATTATGGGCGCATTGCGCGAACTTTTTGGCAATGGCACATTTTTCGGCAAGCCGGTAATGCCTTCCGCCTATCGCTCCGCACCGATGCTCTTTGCCATCTTTCCACCGGGTGCGTTCTTTCTCATTGGTCTTCTCAAAGCCTTGGTCAACAAACTTGGCTGGGGGAAAAGTTAG